Genomic DNA from Gracilinanus agilis isolate LMUSP501 unplaced genomic scaffold, AgileGrace unplaced_scaffold50093, whole genome shotgun sequence:
TTATATGGGACTACCATTTATATAAGACATATAAGTTACTTAGATGTGCAATTCTGAGAAAATTCCTCACATCAGTCTCTGGACACAACCTTGATTGAGGGGGTCTGGACAAAAAGTTGGTTCAGTTTCCCTGTCACATAGGACTAGATTTGAACAATGCTCAATTTCTACACGCAGTGCCTTTCTTGGAATCTATAGAAAAAGGCAAAACTTGACCCCAAGTTACCTCGGTatatttaacatatcattagcatctCATTTACACTAGGGTTACCCCCTCTGAATGTAATGAGGGTTTATGACTAAATCTGTAATAGTGGTTGGTAAAGCTGTAAAGCAGTCTGGAAATTAATGTGGACTAGTCACAAGTTGTAGACTGGAGGTATTGAATGTAGGAATATCAAATACCCAGTACCTATGTCAGCCAAGGTATTGGTGTAATTTCCCTTGGTAAGGACTAAACCCCTTTAAGATGATTTTCCTTCAGCCTCTgacctggctgaggaagtaactTCCTATTTGTTGGTAGAGAGACTAGAGAGGAAGGGAAGTATGGTGCTTCCTGTCTAAACAGGAATAGagttactctgtctctctcttagaatcttgaACAAGCAGTCACTATTTAGATCTAAGATGAAGGTAGGACACACTTGTTCTCAAATTAAATtaaggatttattgaataaattggtTTGGGAATGggattggagagtgggttaggGAAACTATAAAACTAGTTTATTactgccttctagatctaaattcaGGATGTTGATAaactccttgctatgatcttcagctgACCCAAGGGACCAGTCCTGGGACAGAAATATAATGATCTCTTTGatggtaaatataaagtaatCTCTTGATAAGGAATAATTGGTATATCAGATTGATGTTCCTATTTGGTCAGCAATGATCTTTAACCCTGCCTGgcaaaggaaactaaaatatcCCAGGTTCCACCTCCCTTGATCCACCCAATTCCCATACCCAAGGGGTAGAAGGGAAGGTGAGGAgtgaaataggaaaaatgaaccccagccctgggtctccaggcctTTATATACTCTGggtccaactgccagttggcacctgccctatggctcatgccatggtcaacattccaaccagggcaactgacagaaATATGGCAGTATTATTTCTACATTAAATGAAGTAGGCAACAAGAGTGAACCAAAGATAAAGCCAAGTGGACCAAAGTGGACCACAGATAAAGTAACATCAATTGCCTGGAGACACAGGGCAAGAACTGCCTAGACCAATGACCCCCTTCCTCAGTAATCCTGACTAATCTAGATAAAAATCATTCCTGGGAACCGTGATGCACACCTTTTGTTCTTACTCTTTACTCTCACTCACTTTCTACCTTTACTTACTATGCCCCCTTACCTCCTCTTTCCTTAACTTACTATACTAACTATTCtgttactatattctcttatggtaagagagtttttttttcatttttccctttttctctttaagaggcaagggagcaatAAGATTTTTGAGTAGGACCCCCCCTTGCTGTGCAAACTGTCAGTTGGTGACGGTTAGGAGGGTGTGGCTGAGAGTTAGTCAGTTACCATTGGCAGTTGGAAAGGGGCTTTTggtctctgggtcccctggggagaggagtgtATGGCTCTGGGACTGTGAGGAGATTGAGAAACTGATTTAAGGCCTttaacagccttattgattattgattattgtgggtagataggtagataggtagtgGGTAAATTATTAGAGAGTCAGAGTAGAAAAGTTAGGCCAGAGCTCAGCTCTGGCAGAAGACACTGCCCTCAAACAAAGGCAGacagatttagggtttttttaagaaaaattttaattaggattgggatcttagatatagttataagctattataagattactctcactttcctccttcctatttcctatctgtactttcctaataataaactaagtgttttgtgtttaagaaactgctctcctgacttttgttcaaactcctaccccaaaGATTTAACCCTTCACACTTTTAAGAAAGCTTGGAATGGAGTCAGTTTGAGTCatctatcagttcttttgatGAGAGCCAATAAGCATTAACCCCATCATTTCAAcacagcagtattgactttgttatctgagtttgagtctactcttgtcaccaaaataattttctatgttgtttcttttttgttatttgctcattttcctacattttcttttagtttaaagaactgttaaagttgggctctgttccaAATTTCAGGTTCTTTGTACAGTTTTCCTTTAGAGCTAGcactggggatctatctgctttcagttcttcctaggtgtatgatgtaaggagagttATGTGTAATCCTCTCCTGGCTTGTGTTCTGGTAAGTAACCCCAAGAATTCTTTTACACTATTGAACTGTGACCAGGGCCTCCTACTCCACTGTGGCTGCAAGTGCTGGTGTATGCTGGTGTTCTTGCTTATCCTGAGATGGAGTCCCTAGACTTTGACCTGGTTCTGTGTATGGGCAATATGACAAAAATCTTGCCCCCAGAGGCAGCAAAGGGACCCCtgcaatctccttctgagcagtgaTCTCACCCcctcttaccatctgtggctgagaatTCCAGAAGCCTTGACTCTTGTTTCAGTTATGCTCAAGGTCTGTTGTCTCTTTGGGGCTTGCCCTGGTGCCCTGTACAACACCTTCACTCCAGTGTACTAGATTCCTCCTGTTGCCCTTCTAAATCGCTTTAGGCTGAAACATTACTTtaccttgtctttttgtgggttatgctgctccagaattcattttgaggtatgatatcattgctttttggagAGTAATTCATCTCCTCCtattcatccccccccccccaactcacattctaaaggggagacaacatggaaatatctaGGTGTCCACAAGCTATATTCAGAATAGATGTTATGGTATTCTTAGAAGAAAAGGCTTTAGTAATTAGAGATTCCAGGAAAGTCCTCCTGCAGAGATCAGATGATATAAGTGTTGGGCCTGAGGCTTCCTCACTGTGGAACATCCATATACCTCAGTGTTCTTCTCATCCTGCAATGCTCTTCCAACATGCCAGTCCCTGTCTCTCATTGTCAAGTTCCTCCTCCCTTTTGGAATGGGCCCCAAACCTgccaattttcattttcttcctggcTGTCCTCTGACTCTCTGGACTTCAACAACATGGCCCTGTCTGAGCCACATTGCCTGCTCTCCCTTACCTTTTCAGTTGTCTTTTGTGAGTTGTCTTTCCTCATTAGTCAAGCACCCTGCTAAGCCcctggggtacaaagaaaggcaaggacAGTTGTGAGCAACTATATACTAAAGacaggataaaatggagataatctaaGCTCTTTAAAGGTAGGGTCaatcttctttttgtttgtatccaTATCCCCAGTGCTGaacatagtacttggcacatagcaagtgcatTGGGGCtaggtcttgaaggaagccaggaaaaatAAGAGGTGGGTAGGAAGGGCATtttaggcatgagggacagccagtgaaaaggcacGTTTTCAGGATGTGGATTGCTGTGTCTGAGAAATATCCACTAAGCCAGTTTGCTGAATAAGAGTGTTCAGAGAAGAGCAAAGTTTAAGAAGATTGGAGAGGTAATAAGGGGCCCAGCTGTGAAGAGCTTTACATGTCAGAGGACTTTGTCATCCTAGAGTTTTATGAATAGGTTGATGACAACCTGCattttagaaaaaacattttGGCTGCTGTGCAATggtttggagaagggagaaaccaAAAGCAGGAGAGACAGATTTTAAGGCTAGTCCAGGCAAGATGTGATGagggagggagcagctaggtgcctcagtggattgagagccaggtctaaagaagtcctaaattcaaactTCCTCGACAAAAGTGGCTGAACAACAGGTTTCTTCTAATTCTGCCCGAGACAATGATTTTATGAACCTCCtcgagtctcagtttcctcatccgtaaaataagctggaggaggaaacGGCAACTCACTCCAGCAACTTTGCCAAATTGGTACATAACTGAAACAGGACTAAACAGTTGTTGAATGAAAGCAAGGAGATGGGAATGGGTGACAAGGGACTTTAAGGGTATTCACAGGTGGAGTGTGGGGTGGGTGACAAGGTGCTGAAGAGATTTATGGGGTGGAGGTTCATAAACCGGAGGAGGATTGAACGGGAAAggcgggggaggggagaggtGAAGAAGGGGGTGTAACACTGGGGCAGTGAAGTAGAAGCCTAGGAGATAAAGGCTAAGAACGTGACAggaaggggcagctaaatggctcggtggattgagagtcaggcctacagaggaaggtcctgggttcaaatatgacctcagacacttcctagcggtgtaACTCccggaaagtcacttaatccccatcgcCAAACCTTTactaattctaaaacagaaagtaaattaaaaaaagggggggggcaacATGGGCGTGACCTAGAGTTTTTGGCTGCGGGGTTATGAAGAAGTAGGGGGCCATGATGGGGTGGGGCGTGTTTGGCGGTAGGAAGGGTTATGAGGGCTTCCAAGGAGGAAGGGGCCACGAAGAGGCGGGGACTTTGAAGAGTTTGGGGTCATAGGGACGGGGCATGTGCTGTGAGAGGCAAAAGTTCCCAGGTGCGGAGTTTCGGaacaattggttttctttttttttcctctccctccctcctccgaAAGCGGGAACCCGTCCTAAGGACCCGGATGAGTCCAGTGTCCCGAGGGCGGAAGACTTAGCCCTTTCCCTCTTCTTGATTGGAGGCTCTAATCACGTGATGATAGGGCCTGTCGAACCATAGAGCGACCTCTGCTCCTGGGAGGGGAGCCGGAGAAGAACGGGTACGGAACCACCAATCCCTGGAGTAAGGGGGCGTGACTTGCGTCATGGGGCGGAGGGCAGACGTGCCCACGCAGGAGAAGCGGGGCTTACCCCGTGTTTGTAAGGTCCTGCCTACTGGTTGGGCCTGGGCGGTAACGGGGCGTGGTGCGGCTGGGTAGGGGCCGGACTTGGATCCCTCTGGGGGCGGGGGGCTTGTGTGGTTTCCTGCGGTTTGAGTCCGCAGGTAGTGGTTTCCTGCGGTTTGAGTCCGCAGGTATACCTCGGATATGGAGGCTAGCTGGACCTCTACCCTCTACTGCGTCTTCCTGGCCTGCGGAGCCCTGGGGACCATCTCGCTTGGAGTCGCCTATCGCTTTGGCCTTCTCTACCAGCTCCTGCACCAGGTGCCCGGGGCCGGGGAGGGAGGCGGCGCTGCCCCGAGGCAGCTCTGGGCTTAACCATGGGTCAGCGGGGGGGCTTAGCAGAGATTGGCACATTCTGGAACTACCAAGCACTTGGCTTGTGAGAGCGCGCGTGTAATCACCGATACCCAAAGGTGCAAGCTCAGAGGAGGACCGAGGGACAAGGTCGCTGTGTGGGGTATGGGCACCAGGGTGGGCTTCCTGATGGAGGGGAAGCCCTTCCTCcagcttcttccctcctctctcctcaggcttcttcctttctctcccttcccctatcTCAGGACTTTTTATCTTTGCCTCTTTAACCCCCATCTTCTTGCTCGGCCCGTCCTTAAACTTCGAACAGTTAGACTTTGCCTGCCTGGGATTGTAGGGGGAGTGGAGACGGGTTTTGGAAAAAAGGGAGAACCCGTGGTGCCGAGATATTGCTGGGCCTTTGTGGGTCTGTGGTCTTTGGCCCTCCTTATCTCGGGATGTTATGTCTAACCACACAGGTTACCTTTTGTTCCCTCCCAGCTCCACTGACTTCATGAGTATTGAGGTTATCACCATGCTGTCAGCAATAAGGGTCCCAAAACACTTTACAGAGCTCTCTGTGTTACCCTTGAACCTTTTGTGTCAGAGGGGGCTGGAATTGGAAACAGAAGCTGAAGTCTGACTGAACTGGGTTTGGAAGACAAGTGTCCTGAGGTGATGCCCACATATTAAACTAGGTCTGCTTCAGGAATCTGTGGGAGTTGACCAAGTTGTGAAATGCCTAAGGGAGTAGCCATGGAATGGGGCCACCTAGCCCTCAAGGTCTCTCCTTGGCCTGGGATGTGGCTGGTTCCAGTTGGCAGGAATGGGGGTCTTAGGTTAGGGACGTGCTGTGGAATCGTCAACTGTTCCCCATAGGCAGCCTAAGGGATAAGACCACCCAACCCCTTTTAATTCAGTTACAAATGGATCATTTTAACTTGCAGTGCTTGGTTATTTTCCCCTGCTCTCCAGTGTTTCAGGTGAATGGGCACAGCCACCAAGCCAGGGTACTCCATGAATCATTCCCATGATGCCGCCCCTCTTATGTTCCCTACTTAGATTCTTCCTGCTTCCTTACTCTTCACCTCTCATGTTCTAGGTGGACAAATCCAGTTCACGGTATGGTGGGGAGAATGTGGCAGCAGTGCTGAAAGCCCATGGCATTCGATTCATATTTACATTGGTGGGTGGACACATTTCTCCACTGCTGGTGGCAGCTGAGAAGCTGGGCATCCGGGTAGTAGATACACGTCAGGAAGCCACGGCAGTGTTTGCTGCTGATGCTGTGGCCCGGCTTTCAGGTAGGGCTTTGATTCCTGTGCCCCTTCACTAGGTAGGGGAGGGAGAAGTGGGTATTACTTTGGTTATTGAGAAGGGGTCAGGCTTGAGGTTACTGTTCTTTCTAGTAGCATCTGTGTGATTGTTCCAGGGGTGGGCTTGGAGGGGATTATGAGAGATGGGTCATTAGAACCTCTATGAATACCTCTGTGAATTCTTGTTGAACAAGTGAATGTTGAATTTGCTGATAAAGAGGGTTTATCTGTGACAGGGACTGTGGGTGTTGCTGCAGTGACCGCTGGGCCTGGCCTTACTAACACAGTTACTGCTGTGAAGAATGCCCAGATGGCCCAGTCCCCTGTGCTGCTTCTGGGAGGGGCAGCCAGCACACTGCTGCAGGTAAGGTGGGAGCTACCCAATACCGTAATGGCCAAAGCCTAGTTCATCCTAGGCTAGGTGGAGAGAGCAGGTGGTGGTTGTAGGAGAGGGTGTGCAATGGAGCCCCCAGCTGTGACCTTTCATCTGTGTCAGGGCCGGGGGCCACTTCAGGGCATCGACCAGATGTCTCTGTTCCGACCACTCTGCAAGTTCTGTGCTTCTGTGCACCGGGTACGTGACATCATCCCTACTCTTCGGGCTGCTCTTGCTGCTGCCCAGTCTGGTACCCCAGGTAGGCAGGGGTTGGGTGTGGAGGGTGCTAAGGGATGGGGTGTGTTTGAGGGGGAGAATGGGGTCTTGGGGAGGATGGAGCAGGTGAGGTAGCCTCCTGTGCCCCCATTCCTAGGCCCTGTATTTGTGGAGCTTCCCATCGATGTGCTCTACCCTTACTTCTTGGTGCAGAGGGAGGTGATGCCCTCCAAGAGCAAACCCCCCAAGAGCCTCATGGGAAAGCTTGTCTCCTGGTGAGCGCCCCCgcttctccccctcctcttgcTTCTTCCTTTGCCCACCTTGCCCTCTTCCCCAGCCTTTCCACTTAGTACATCAGCAGGCATTGAAGAAGCCAGCTGTCCTTGGCCTGTAGGAGAGATTAGAGAAGGCTCGGAGACTTGGTGCTTGTCCTCAGCCAGCTCATTTTTTCATAGGGATCCAGACTCCCATTTGTGGAATAATCAGAGAGCTTTATGGAAGAGGTAAATTTCAGAGACCTCAATATGGACAGGAGCAGTTAGggagaaggtagcatttgaattcAGCAAATTACTttagtagacatttattaagtacctacagtgAATAAGGTGGTTGGGACCTGTAGAGATGGAATACTGACAGGTTGTTCCCTGGAGGACCTTCCATTCTGTTACTATTGACTGTGCTATGTGGTTGACTgaaggagatgaggagggaagggCAATGTAGACCAGAGGAACTGCATTAATCAAGGCATCTTTTATGTATGAGAAAGAGTGGGGTTGGGCTTATCTAAAAAGAGGGTGTGTATAGGGGAGATAAAGATGGAGGTTAAAGGTGGGACCATCTGATAGAAGACCTTGAAAGCCAGATAGGACAAGTGGTTTGTTTGGATAAAGCAAGTAATTGGGAGCCTTTGGAGGTTCTTGAGCTATGAAGTTATGTGGTAAGAGGGACACTTGAGAGAGCCTAGTTTAACAGTATGTGCAGAGtggaatggaaaggagagaatggggcATAGTCAGCTTTTTTGTTTAACCttttagaggcaactaggtgtaAAAATGGTTCacagagagctaggcctggaatcagaaacacctgacttcaaatctgggctcagatactttctggctctGTGttcccggacaagtcacttaacttatccatttctgccttaattttctcatctataaaatggggataataatagcacctatctatttgcaaaatgatttgcaaatcttaaagggataataaatcttatttatttttcagtttcttcattcacttatttatctATTCAACTGCTTACTCACTCATCTATTTGTTTGTACTGTGGACCCCTTTGACATTCTGATGAAGCCTAGGGATCCTTCTCTGAATGatgtttttaagtacataaaataaaaagcatagaATTCCAAATGAAAcagattatattgaaatattgttAGGATAGACACACAGATGCCATCTCAACAAACAAGTTCATAGacctcagattaagaacccttggaGGGAGAGTAGGTAGAATTATTGCAATATTTCAGGTGTGAAGAGGTGAAGATTTGGACTAGGGTGATAGTATCAAGAAtaaaagggggaggaggaacataaGGGGAGCAAGAACTAAGGGTTGCTGGAACTTAGGGTTAGCTTAGCCCCAGGATACAGAAGGCGGAGGATCCAGAGTGTCTCTTGAAATTCCTAGCCCGAGTGGTATGGCTGACTCAGGTGAGAAAAAGGAGTTGATTTGGAGGTGAAGAGATTTGCTCTAGACATAAATGAATTTGATTCGATACTTGGGTTTCTACATGGAGGTGTTTGGGAAGCTATTAGGAGTATGAGGAAATGCCTCATAGGAAGTGTATAACACATGTTGGA
This window encodes:
- the ILVBL gene encoding 2-hydroxyacyl-CoA lyase 2, whose product is MEASWTSTLYCVFLACGALGTISLGVAYRFGLLYQLLHQVDKSSSRYGGENVAAVLKAHGIRFIFTLVGGHISPLLVAAEKLGIRVVDTRQEATAVFAADAVARLSGTVGVAAVTAGPGLTNTVTAVKNAQMAQSPVLLLGGAASTLLQGRGPLQGIDQMSLFRPLCKFCASVHRVRDIIPTLRAALAAAQSGTPGPVFVELPIDVLYPYFLVQREVMPSKSKPPKSLMGKLVSWYLENHLANLFAGAWEPQPEGPLPLNIPQASSQQVQRCVELVSRAKKPLLLLGSQALLPPTPAESLRAAVESLGIPCFLGGMSRGLLGRDSPIHIRQNRRDALKEADVVILAGAVCDFRLSYGRVLSHRSKIIAINRDQEQLLLNSDLFWKPQEAVQGDVGSFLLRLSEGLRGQTWNQDWIEQLRKTDLQKEQTNR